The following DNA comes from Roseibium porphyridii.
AGATATTTCCCCGCACAGTCATGTTCGGATAGAGCGCGTATGACTGAAACACCATCGCGATGTTGCGGTCCGCAGGTTTGACGCCGTTCATGCTTTTGCCGCGTATGGCAATTTCGCCTGATGTGATGTCCTCAAGCCCGGCAATCATGTTGAGCAGGGTGGACTTGCCGCAGCCTGACGGCCCGACGAGCACGAGGAACTCACCTTCTTCCACCGAAATGTCGGTTTCGTGAAGAACCTGGAGGGAACCATAGGACTTGGTCGCCTGTTTGATGTCGAGAAAGCCCATTGTTTTATCCTTTTACTGAGCCAGCCATCAGACCGCGGACGAAGTAGCGTCCCGCCACGATGTAGACGAGGAGTGTTGGCAGCGCGGCCATGATCGCGCCTGCAAAATGGACGTTGTATTCCTTCACCCCGGTTGAAGACTGCACCAGGTTGTTCAGGGCAACGGTCATCGGTTGGCTGTCGAAGTCGGAGAAAGACGCTCCGAACAGGAAGTCGTTCCAGATATTGGTGAACTGCCAAATGATGCAGACAACCGCGATCGGACCGGATGAGGGCAACAAAATGCGCCAGAAGATGCGGAAGAAACCGGCACCATCGATTTGTGCGGCACGGACAAGTTCTGTCGGGAAGGCCGCATAGTAGTTGCGGAAGTAAAGCGTCGAGAACCCGATGCCGTAGACAAAATGAACGAAGATCAGTCCGGGCACCGAACCGGCCAGTCCCATCAGCCCAAGCATGCGTGCCATCGGGATCAGAACCATCTGGAACGGGATGAAGCAGCCGAAGAGAAGCAGGCCGAAAAGGACCGTGGAACCCTTGAAGGCCCATTTGGTCAAGACATAACCGTTCAATGCGCCGACGAGCGTCGACAAGGCAACAGCCGGAACGACCATGATGATGGAGTTGAGGAAGTAAGGGCGCAAACCCGTTGCCTCAACTCCGACCTGCGCACTTGACCAGGCGCTGAACCAGGGTGCTGCCGTCCATTCCTGCGGCAACGCCATCATGCCGCCTGCGGTAATTTCTGACAGCGGTTTGAGTGAGTTTACCACCATCACGTAGAGCGGCAGGAGGTAGTAGATGCAAAATAGCAGAAGCAGGACATAAAGAATTATGCGGCCTGCACTGAACGAAGTGGTTTTGGCTGCGGTCGACATTACTTTTTCTCCCGCAGTTCCGACCAGAGATACGGCACGATGATCGCCGCAATTGTCATCAGCATGATCACCGCGGAGGCTGCACCGATGCCCATCTGGTTTCGTGTGAATGTGTAGGAATACATAAAGGTTGCAGGCAGCTCGGTTGCCGTGCCAGGACCGCCGCCTGTCAGCGCGATGACGAGGTCGTAGGACTTGATCGCCATGTGGGCGAGGACGACGAAGGCTGACATGAAAGCGGGTCGCAGCTGCGGGATGACGATCCGGCGGTAGAGCGCAAATGTCGAAGCGCCGTCAATTTGGGCGGCCTTCATCATTTCACTGTCGATGCCGCGCAGACCGGCAAGAAACATTGCCATGACAAAACCGGATGTCTGCCAGACCGCGGCGATCACGATCGTATAGATCGCCATTTCACGGTCCTTGATCCAGTTGAACTCAAAACTGGTCCAGCCCCAACCCTGGACCACGGCCTCGATGCCTATTCCCGGGTCGAGAAACCACTTCCAGGCAACACCTGTCACGATGAAGCTGAGCGCCATCGGATAAAGATAAATGGTTCGAATGAACCCTTCTGCTCGGATGCGCTGGTCGAGCAGGATGGCAAGCAGCAGGCCGAGCACGCAGCAGATGATAATGTAGAGCGAACCGAAGATGACAAGGTTCCAGACGGCTGTATCCCAAGCCCGGATCCGGAACAGGTTTTCAAAGTTTTGCCAGCCGACCCAACCGAAAGAGGGCAGAATACGGCTGTCGGTGAAGGACAGATACAGCGTGAAGAAGATGAACCCGTAGACGAAGATCGCAACGATCGCGACAGTCGGACTCAGGACGAGTTTGGGCAGTGCATCACGCAGTCTGTCAACAACGGAACCTCTCGGGTTCGCCGTTTCAGAAATAGACATTGTCAGTCCCCGGTCCCGTGCGAGAGCGGTGACTTATCACCGCTCTCAAGGGCAGATTATTTGTTGATTTGTACTGCGGTCACGAGTTCTTCAACGGCAGTGGCGCTGTCGTATTCGCCGTTAAAATGTGCCGTGATGACATCATACATGGCGTTCTTCACAGCTGCCGGATTCGCATGGCCATGGGCCATTGAGCCATAAAGGTTGCCGCTGTCAGCAGCAGCCTTCAGATCCGCCATGCCTTTTTTGCCGCAAGCGTCAAATGCCTCGTCGGAGACGTCCGTGCGTGCCGGAACGGACCCTTTGACCACGTTGAACGCTGACTGGAAGCTTGGGGACAGGATCGCAGTTGCAAGTGCAGCCTGTTCCTTGCCGACTTCCTTGCCCTGCGCAAACATTGCAAACTGGTCGGCATTGAATGTGACCTGATCCTGCGTGCCCGGGAAGCGGAAGCACAGGAAGTCCGTGTCCGGTTTCTTGTCCGCGTTCAGGAATTCACCCTTGGCCCAGTCGCCCATCATCTGGAAAGCGGCGTCGCCGTTGATTACCATGGCTGTTGCCAGATTCCAGTCGCGGCCGGAAAAGTTGTCGTCCACGTAGGAGCGGATCACCGCCATCCGGTCGAAGGATTCTTTCATTGTGTCCGAACCGAGGGCTTCCTCGTCGAGATCGATGAAGGCTTTCTTGTAGAATTCCGGACCACCGGTCGACATTGCAACCGCGTCAAATACCGTTGCGTCCTGCCATGCCTGGCCGCCATGAGCGATTGCGGTCTTGCCGGATGCCTTCACTTTTTCAAGCGCAGCAACAAACTCGTCCCAGGTGGTTGGGACGGCAATGCCGAGATCGTCCAGAATTGCCTTGTTGGCCCATACCCAGTTGGTGGAGTGCACGTTGACCGGTGCGGATACCCACTTTCCGTCGTGCTTGGCAAATTGCTGAAGAGCTTCGGGTACGACGTCGTCCCAACCTTCCAGGCCTGCCTGAATGTTGAGGTCGGCCAGTGCGCCTTCACCTGCCCAGTCAAGAATGTCGAAGCCGAGCATTTGAACTGCGGTGGGCGGGTTGCCAGATGTGACGCGGGCACGCAGCACGGTCATGGCCTGGGTTCCGCCGCCGCCGGCAACCGGCATGTCCTGCCAGCCAATGCCCTGGCCTTGCAAATCTTCTTTCAGAACGTTGAGCGCGGCTGCTTCGCCGCCGGATGTCCACCAGTGCAGAACTTCAACATCTTCTGCCTGAGCGGTTGTGCTTGCTGCCATCAGGGCGGCAGCCGCTGTCATCATGGTCAATTTACGCATGGTATTCCTCCCTTTGCGTGCCAATAGGCGTTTCGGATTGCGGGTGTCCGTCAGTCCGATGATTACGCAACGTCTATTGTAACGTTGCAAACCTGATCTCTGTCAATGGCTTTTCGATTTTGTTTCGGAAATAGTTTTGTTCTTTTTTTACATACTATTATAAGAAATTTTGAAAATTTATGCTGGGTCAAATTTTTTTGTTGTAACGTTTTAAATGCGTTGATTAGACTTGTTTTGATTTCTGCGCTACAAGGCTTGGGGTGAGTTGAACGGGCATGCCGCGAAAGAATTTGGTTTCCAAAGAAGAAAATGCCGCCGGCGCTGTGTCGCGTCCGACCCTGCGCACAGTTGCTGCGGAGGCAGGTCTTGCGGTCACCACTGTCTCCCGCGCGCTTGCCGAAGATCCCAGGATCGCTGAAGCGACCCGCAAGAGGGTTGCGGACGTTGCCAGCAAACAGGGCTACGTTCCGAACCGTGCGGCGCAGCGACTGCGCACCGGACGCACGAAAGTCATCAGTCTCTTGCTCAACACCCGGCACGAGTTTCTCAGTTTCACGTCCGAGTTTCTCGGCGGCATGAGTGAGGGACTGCAGGGCACCGGATATGCCTTCAACATCACGGCCGACAGCCTTGGGGGCGACCGGCTTGATGCAATCCGCCAGATACGGCGTCACGCGCTGGCGGATGCTATTGTGTTTACGCGTACCGAGTGTTTCGATGACCGCGTTCGATATCTGCTCGAGCATGACTTTCCGTTTGTCAGCCACGGCAGGACGGATTTCACCACGCCACATCCCTTTGTCGACTTCGACAACGAGGCTTTCGTGCGCCTGGCAATCGAGCGCCTCGTCCAAAAGGGGCGTCAGCATATTTGTATTGTCATGCCGAATGAGCGGTACACGTTTGGACAACACTTGCGCTTTGGCGCCCGGCAGGCGGTAATTTCCTGCGGTGCCCGGCTCACGATCCCCGAGGGCGTCGATCTTGACAGCGAGCCGGACGAGATTGCCGCGACACTGCGCGCGCTTCACGCCGGACCGGACGCGCCGGACGGATATGTCTGCGTTGGTGAAGTGATGGCGTTGATCACGCTTGCCGGTCTGAATGACATGGGTTTGACCCCTGGACAGGAAGTCGACCTTGTCGCCAAGCGTGCTTCGCCGATTTCCAATCATTTTCGTCCGCGCATCGAGACGGTGGACGAAGACCTTCGTGCCACGGGACGCGCGATGGCTGAAGTTCTTCTGGCTCGGATCGACGGCAGGCCAATGGAGGAGATGCAGGTTCTCCTCAAGCCCCAAGGGCCGTTTTCGATTTCCGGCTGAGTGCCTCATCAGGATACCCATGGTGCGCGCGAACGACCGATCCGCATGGTTACGGTCTTGGCTTCAAGAAATTCCTCAAGGCCGTATTTGCCAAGTTCCCGTCCCTGACCGCTTTCCTTCACGCCGCCAAACGGCAGCTCGGAGAATCCGTCCATCCAGGTGTTGGTCCAGACAGTCCCGGCCTGAGCTTGGCGCGCGAATTCCAGGCAGGTGTGAACGTTCTCACTCCAAACGCCTGCCGAAAGCCCGTAGTCAGCATCGTTGACCAGCTCAATGGCCTCATCGAGGGTCTTGAAGGTCAGAACGGACAGGACGGGCCCGAATACCTCATCTCGTGCAATCGGCATGTTGCTCCGAACATTGGAGACGACCGTCGGCTGGTAGAACTGTCCCTTCAGGCCGGGAACGGCCAAAGCCTCTCCTCCCAGTTCAATTGACGCTCCGGATTGGGCAGCTTCCTGAACATATCTGTCGATCTTGTTTTGATGTTCAGGGGTGATGATCGCGCCGACTTTGGTCGATGGGTCCAATGGATCGCCGAAAGGCACCTGCCGCGACAGCGCGACCGTTCGCCTTGTGAATTCCTCGGCAATATCCTCGTGCACGATGATCCGGGAGCCGGAATTGCAGCACTCGCCGGCATTGAAATAGACGCCAAACACCACGGCATCGACCGCGCTGTCGAGGTCCGCGTCCGGGAAAATGACTTGCGGGTTCTTTCCACCAAGTTCCAACGAAACCTTTTTCAAGGAGCCTGAAGCAGCGCTTACAATGGCTTTGCCGACCGCTGTCGAGCCGGTGAAGGTCACCATGTCGACCCGTTTGTCTGTGGTCATTGCAGCGCCAACGGGGTCACCGCAGCCAAGGACTATGTTGACGACACCGGCGGGCAATCCCGCTTCCAGGAGAAGTTCGCCGAGGATCACGGTGGTTGCAGGTGTCATTTCGGAAGGCTTGATGACAGCCGTGCAGCCTGCGGCAAGCGCAAACGGCAATTTCTGCGTGACAATAAGGAATGGAAAGTTCCAGGGTGTGATGATTGAGACGACCCCAATCGGTTCCTTCAGAACGAGACCCAGAAAGTCGTTTCCAAGCGAATTGTAACTCTCGCCATGGAGTGTCCGCGCGAGGGAAGCTGCATAGCGCCAGATATCAGCAGCGCCTTCTATTTCGGCTTTTGCCTGGCTGATCGGTTTGCCAGACTCAAGCGTTTCCATGAGGGCGATCCGATCGCGTTCACGGTCGATCAGATCCGCCACCTTGAGCAGCAGTGTTGCTCGTTCCTTGCCGGAAGTTCTTGACCAGCGGCCCTTGTCGAAAGCGAGGCGAGCCGCAGAGATAGCGGCATCAACGTCTCTGGCACTGCCTTTGCTGGCAAGCGTGACAACGCTGCCATGAGATGGTGAGATTCTTTCAAAGGTCGCGCCGTCAGCGCTGGCTTGCCAGGAACCGTCGATCAGGTGGCGGGCAACAAATGCTTCGCTCGGGATCTGTGCTTCGCTGATGGAGACAACGTTCAATTCGCTCATGACTGGTTTCCGGAAAAATTCGGTTTGCGCTTTTCACGAAAGGCAGTGACGCCTTCGTTGCGATCTTCGGTCGGGCTGATCATGCCAGCGCCGAGGGTCTCGATCATTGCGCCGCGATCTTCGCCAACGGCCGCATGGATCATGTATTTTGCCACTTCGTTTGCATGTGGCGACCTGGTCGAAAGCTTCTGGGCACATTCGAAGGCGGCAGCGCGCGGATCTTCGGCTAGCTCTGCTGCAAAGCCTATCGAATAAGCTCGCTCTGCAGAGATGCGACGCCCGAAAAGAGCCATCTCCTTCACCACTGGCTCACCGAGCAGACGGATCAGTCTCTGGGTTCCAGACCAGCCCGGGACAATCCCGACCGATGCCTCGGGAAGCGCCAGTGTCGCACCAGACGCCATGATGCGAATGTCTGCGGTTGCCGCAAATTCAAGACCGCCGCCAAATGCGTGTGCACCGACTGCGGCAATTGTGGGTTTCGACAACCGGGCCAGACGATCGAACACACGGTGCCCTTCGCGCACCCAGTGTCGCGCAAAATCATAAGGAGAAAGCTCAGACCATTCCAAAATGTCGGCGCCGGCGCAGAAGGCCTTGCTGTCAGCTGCACTGATGACAACAGCAAGAATGTCCGGATCGCGCTCCAGTTCATCGCAGAATGGTTCTACTGCCCGCAACATCTCCAACGTGAACGCGTTGAGCTTTCCCGGATTGTCCAGTTTCAGTTCGGCAATCGGGCCGTGACGAGTGAGGTGCAACGCGCTCAAAGGCTCAGCTCCATCGCTTCGCTTTGCAAGAGA
Coding sequences within:
- a CDS encoding carbohydrate ABC transporter permease, which gives rise to MSTAAKTTSFSAGRIILYVLLLLFCIYYLLPLYVMVVNSLKPLSEITAGGMMALPQEWTAAPWFSAWSSAQVGVEATGLRPYFLNSIIMVVPAVALSTLVGALNGYVLTKWAFKGSTVLFGLLLFGCFIPFQMVLIPMARMLGLMGLAGSVPGLIFVHFVYGIGFSTLYFRNYYAAFPTELVRAAQIDGAGFFRIFWRILLPSSGPIAVVCIIWQFTNIWNDFLFGASFSDFDSQPMTVALNNLVQSSTGVKEYNVHFAGAIMAALPTLLVYIVAGRYFVRGLMAGSVKG
- a CDS encoding carbohydrate ABC transporter permease, which translates into the protein MSISETANPRGSVVDRLRDALPKLVLSPTVAIVAIFVYGFIFFTLYLSFTDSRILPSFGWVGWQNFENLFRIRAWDTAVWNLVIFGSLYIIICCVLGLLLAILLDQRIRAEGFIRTIYLYPMALSFIVTGVAWKWFLDPGIGIEAVVQGWGWTSFEFNWIKDREMAIYTIVIAAVWQTSGFVMAMFLAGLRGIDSEMMKAAQIDGASTFALYRRIVIPQLRPAFMSAFVVLAHMAIKSYDLVIALTGGGPGTATELPATFMYSYTFTRNQMGIGAASAVIMLMTIAAIIVPYLWSELREKK
- a CDS encoding enoyl-CoA hydratase/isomerase family protein, which encodes MSALHLTRHGPIAELKLDNPGKLNAFTLEMLRAVEPFCDELERDPDILAVVISAADSKAFCAGADILEWSELSPYDFARHWVREGHRVFDRLARLSKPTIAAVGAHAFGGGLEFAATADIRIMASGATLALPEASVGIVPGWSGTQRLIRLLGEPVVKEMALFGRRISAERAYSIGFAAELAEDPRAAAFECAQKLSTRSPHANEVAKYMIHAAVGEDRGAMIETLGAGMISPTEDRNEGVTAFREKRKPNFSGNQS
- a CDS encoding ABC transporter substrate-binding protein encodes the protein MRKLTMMTAAAALMAASTTAQAEDVEVLHWWTSGGEAAALNVLKEDLQGQGIGWQDMPVAGGGGTQAMTVLRARVTSGNPPTAVQMLGFDILDWAGEGALADLNIQAGLEGWDDVVPEALQQFAKHDGKWVSAPVNVHSTNWVWANKAILDDLGIAVPTTWDEFVAALEKVKASGKTAIAHGGQAWQDATVFDAVAMSTGGPEFYKKAFIDLDEEALGSDTMKESFDRMAVIRSYVDDNFSGRDWNLATAMVINGDAAFQMMGDWAKGEFLNADKKPDTDFLCFRFPGTQDQVTFNADQFAMFAQGKEVGKEQAALATAILSPSFQSAFNVVKGSVPARTDVSDEAFDACGKKGMADLKAAADSGNLYGSMAHGHANPAAVKNAMYDVITAHFNGEYDSATAVEELVTAVQINK
- a CDS encoding aldehyde dehydrogenase family protein, with the translated sequence MSELNVVSISEAQIPSEAFVARHLIDGSWQASADGATFERISPSHGSVVTLASKGSARDVDAAISAARLAFDKGRWSRTSGKERATLLLKVADLIDRERDRIALMETLESGKPISQAKAEIEGAADIWRYAASLARTLHGESYNSLGNDFLGLVLKEPIGVVSIITPWNFPFLIVTQKLPFALAAGCTAVIKPSEMTPATTVILGELLLEAGLPAGVVNIVLGCGDPVGAAMTTDKRVDMVTFTGSTAVGKAIVSAASGSLKKVSLELGGKNPQVIFPDADLDSAVDAVVFGVYFNAGECCNSGSRIIVHEDIAEEFTRRTVALSRQVPFGDPLDPSTKVGAIITPEHQNKIDRYVQEAAQSGASIELGGEALAVPGLKGQFYQPTVVSNVRSNMPIARDEVFGPVLSVLTFKTLDEAIELVNDADYGLSAGVWSENVHTCLEFARQAQAGTVWTNTWMDGFSELPFGGVKESGQGRELGKYGLEEFLEAKTVTMRIGRSRAPWVS
- a CDS encoding LacI family transcriptional regulator, whose amino-acid sequence is MPRKNLVSKEENAAGAVSRPTLRTVAAEAGLAVTTVSRALAEDPRIAEATRKRVADVASKQGYVPNRAAQRLRTGRTKVISLLLNTRHEFLSFTSEFLGGMSEGLQGTGYAFNITADSLGGDRLDAIRQIRRHALADAIVFTRTECFDDRVRYLLEHDFPFVSHGRTDFTTPHPFVDFDNEAFVRLAIERLVQKGRQHICIVMPNERYTFGQHLRFGARQAVISCGARLTIPEGVDLDSEPDEIAATLRALHAGPDAPDGYVCVGEVMALITLAGLNDMGLTPGQEVDLVAKRASPISNHFRPRIETVDEDLRATGRAMAEVLLARIDGRPMEEMQVLLKPQGPFSISG